The Triticum urartu cultivar G1812 chromosome 6, Tu2.1, whole genome shotgun sequence genome includes the window AAGATAGTCTCATAGATTACATCCAAATCTCACAAAAACTACCAAAACTCTCTCTCAAATTGACTTACAAATAGAAAGATAGATATCAAGATAGATAGCTAGATTCACATATCAGTCATAGCGCTCAAAGAAACGGACCCACTTGGCCCTAGTTGCTGGATGAGGAGCCATGACTGCCCTCATCCTTGCCCACCTAATGATCTCCATGAATGACCTTCCCCTGCCGCCAGTGAAAACCAGCTCTAGTTCTTCATCATTGCACTTCTCCAGTACCTTGTTGGAGAGTCGGCGGTTGAACTCCTCTTGCTGCTCATCCTGGGCCGCCTCTAGTGCCCTCTGCCtgtgcctcctcctcctcctcctctgtgcTGCTGCTGTCCTAACCTCCACAGCCTCCCCCTCTTCCTCTATGACATCTCCCATGTCAGGATCCATCTGTAGGGTTTCCTTTGGCTGGCGGCTGGTGGAGTCACTGGGAAAGGGTGGGGGTGGGGAGGGGTTTATATTGAAATATGGATGGGGGGTTGGGTTTAGTAGGCCTAGGGTTGCATTTGGTCAGAGAGTAGTGGGCTAACAAATAACATATAAAAGATATAAGATCAAGTTGAACACTTAATAACATACAAGATCCATTTCCACAACTTAGTAGCATAAGAGATCCATTTCCACTACTTAATAGCATAGGAGATCCATTACAACACTTAATACCATAGGTGATCCATTACAACTTAACAACATAGGAAATAAGGTTCTTACACTAGGTTAAACTTCACATTCCCCCAAAATGTACACCCATAATCACTTGAAGTCATGCCAGGCCACATCCTTATATAAAGGCCTTTGGATGTACTTACTTCACCAACATATCACAGCAAGTTCAAGACTCAAGGATGGCCTTGATTTGCTCTAACTTCTCCTTGCTGCCATACCCTTCTTTCAGCAGCTCAGCAACAACAAGCTCAagctttgccttctccttcttaaGAACATCTCTGTCAACTTCAACATCCTTCATAGCCTTCCTGGTGTTCTTGATGATATCAGCTTGGCTCTACAAAATGCACATCTTCTCTTTTGCAAGTTTGAGCTTTTCCATCTACACCTCCAACATGGCTTTCTCCTCtagctccttcttcttcttctcaagTTCTTCCTCCTCCACTTGTTTCTGGTACACCTGCTTGTCCACCCTACCATCCTGCCAATCAAACATCTTGGATACATCATCAACAAGCTTAGTGTACTCAATGCAAAGCTTGTCATTTTCAGTCCTAAGCTTGGCCAACTCCCTTTTGTGTTCACTCTTAAACCTGGCCAACTCCTTCTCAAACTTCTCCTTGTCCTGTACCCTTCCAAAGTTCTACTCATGGAACATCTCCCATAGCTTGCACAAACATCTCTGAAGAACAGTTGGCCAAGGCCCATCAACCCACTCTACAACACCACAATTCACACCATTTTCCTGCATTTGTAAATGTGATAAGTTATTACAAAAGGACTAGTACCTTATTTCAATTCCATGATTAACTTGATAAACTTAAGATTCTAACTATTAATAACATAAATGAGATAGGATAAGTTATTACAATGCCATGATTAAGTTTCCAAAGCGACAAAAATACATATGTGTCTGTCATATCAAACAAaccactgcatcatatcaaacaTCACTGAACATCCATAGCAGAAAACTTAATTGGCATCTAACCTGGACTAGGCAGCCATAGAAACGCCTTCCTGTTACAGGCCCTTCAAAAGCAACACGCTTAATAGGCCTCAGTTGGTGCAGAATGCACTTGGGATGAGCAAGCTCAAGTTGGCCACAGAAAAGGGGCTCCACAGTGGTGTCTGGTTCCTCCTGCAACCATAATAACCAACAAACACTGGTTTCAATCTGCACTCAATACCAAATTCAACTTGCACTGTTCATTAAATCCCCAAGCATGAACCCTAACATTGTACAGAGATGAACCCTAGGTTACCTCAACCCTACAATCAAACCCCACCCTCACTAATCAAGAACAGTATCACACACACAACAACAACACTACACTAAGCAACATCCATGGCTGTAGCCTAAGCTACTAGcacctaaccctaaccctaaccctaggtgGCAAAGAACTTACCATAAGTCCCATGTCCATGCTGACAACCTCACGCTCCTCCTCCGAGCTGGTTTCCTCGTCGTTCCAGGAAGGCATTGCGGCAAGGAGGTCGACGGCCACCGGCCTCGAAGACGGCGCATGGTGGCGAGCTCGTACTAGAGCAGGGGACTGAGAGCAGGGGAGTGAGCGAGCACGAGAGAGCGAGCGAGCGTGTGATCCCGACCGACCGAGCGGGTATATTTACCCCAGTTTCGACCGGGCCGGTTGGCTAACGGGCGTCAACTGCCGCGCCGTGAGCGCGCGTGGCCACGTGGGCTGACAGATGGGCCCAGGCGGTCAGAAAAAAGGTTAAATCGCTAGTCACCGCGGGTTTGGGTTTTGTGAAACAGCGGACCGCGCGTTTGGTAGCTTTCTGAGAAAATTTAAAAAGTGgtagttttatgctatttactcCTCCTCACCAATCGAACCCACCAAAGTAGGTTTCCCAGCGGAGCTTCTCATCACTGGCGGCGGGATGGGCGGCGCCGTGGCGGACGAGGGCCAGACCAGCGACGACCCTCGCGTAGATCCGGGCATCCTCGACCAACGGCGCCGTTCCTCTCCCCGTATGCTGCCGTCGCCACATGGCTTCCAGGAAATGGCCTCGCTGCCGATCCCCGATGAGCTCGTGGCGGAGATCTTCCTCCGGCTGCCCACGCTAGCCGACGTCATCCGCGCCTCTGGCGCCTGCGTCTCCTTCCGTCGCCTCATCGCCGGCCGCCCCTTCCTCCGGCGCTTCCGCAAGCTCCATGACCCTCCCCTCCTCGGCTTCCTCGCTCAAACCCGAGTCTTCTTCCCCGTAGTACCGCCTTCTCCTTCCGCGTCGGCAGCCCGCGCCGTCGCCCTTGCCGTCgacttctccttctccttcctacCCGGCCCCGCCCGCGAATGGAAGGTCCGGGACGCCCGCGGCGGCCGCGTCCTCCTCAGCAGATCTCCCTTCGATAGTTCTCTGGTGGTGTAAGGTCCGAATCAATCAGAAATCAAGGATTCGCTGAAATCTCTCTCGATCGATGCATATAATTGGGGAAATAGCGGATACAAGGAAGGTTTGCGAGAGAAGATACCCCGTCTTCCGTACGATAGCTAGGGTTCTACCTAATTCTAGAGATAGCGAATATTCGATACATGCCCGACCAAGCCTCGGAGCTGGACTTATAACCTGATCAGTTCCACCGCGGTGACCGCTGTAGTAACGGTTAGTTTACAGTAACTGCAGTTAAACAGATAAAACGGCGAAGATCGCATCTGAGCCGTCGATCTGCTCTGAACCGGTATCCTCGCATCTTGACCGTTCGTTATCTGAACTTCTGGTGTtccttcttctcttcttcaataGGTGCGTGGTGCAGGTCCTGACAATGCCGCCGCCATGACAATCGCCTTGTCCTCGAGGCGAAAAAGTTTGTGACCAGGGAATGTCTTGTTGAGGAACGTAGCATCTTCCCACGTGGCATCATCTGGAGCCAAACTCTCCCATTGgaccaagcattggccgactggAGTCTTGTTCCTTTGGATCACTCTGTGGTCTAACACTGCCACAGGAATTGTCTTAACATACCCTTCCGGTGTAACTAGTGGCACATGGGGCAGTGCTATAGCCCTGTGACCAATGTGTTTTTTAGTTGGCTAATGTGAAACACAGGATGTATATTTGTTCCTTCCGGTAACTGTAGCTTGTAGGAAACTTGCCTAATTCGTTCCAGAATTTTGTAAGGGCCATAAAATTTTGACCTTAGCTTCAGAGATCCTCTCAAACCAAAAGCATTTTGTCTGTAGGGTTGTATTTTGAGAAATACTAAATCACCTACttccagttgcttctctgttctCTTTTGGTCAGCAAAATGCTTGATTCCGCTTTGTGCATGTTCCAGGTTTGCCTTcaatctttgcatcatgtgctcTCTTTCAGATACTGTTAGAGCTGCCTCTGGAGACAGTGGCTGTGTGACAGCAAATTCTCCAATATGAGGTGGTTTGTATCCATACAGTGCCTGGAATGGTGTGCATTTCAGTGAAGAATGGTAACTTGTGTTGTACCATAACTCTGCCAATGGCAGCCACTTCATCCACTTTTTGGGCTCCTGAAAAACCATTCCTCTTAGATAAGCTTCTAAACACTGATTGACCCTTTCTATCTGTCCATCTGTTTGTGGATGAGAAGCAGTGCTAAACCTGATCTGAACTCCAAAAGCTTGAAACAGCTCCTGATGTAAAGCACTAGTGAAGATTGAGTCTCTGTCAGACACAATACAGATAGGCAGGCCATGCAACTTAATCACATTATCCATAAGGGCTTCAAATACTGTCATCACTGTGTAAGGATGAGCCAATGGAATGAAATGTGAATATTTGGTTAATCTGTCCACCACCACTAGAATAACTTCCTTGCCCTGAGAATTTGAGAGAGCTGTAATGAAGTCCATTGTGATGTGTGACCAAGCCATGTCAGGAATAGGTAAGGGTTGCAGTAGCCCAGGAGGGTAAACATGTTCCACCTTATTGATTTGACATACAGGACATTGACTGACAAACACTTCAATGTCTTTCTTCATGTTTGGCCAGTAAAAGACTTTCTTGATTCTGTAATAAGTGGCTTTTACTCCTGAATGGCCCCCAATTGCTGAGTGAAAAGTGTGTAACAGCTCCTATCTGAAGTTAGTGGTTGCTCCCACATAGATTCTGTTTTTGTATTTTAACAGTCCATTGTGAGTAGTGAATTTTGGATTTTCCTCCACATCTATAGCCACTTTCTTTACAAGTTTGTCTGTGTCCTGATCTGCTTGGTAACTTTTCTTCACATCTTCAGTCCAAGCAGGTATGACCACAGTGATATTGTTGCACTGCATGTTTTGTACACTGTCTCTTCTGGAAAGTGCATCTGCCACTTTATTTTCTTTCCCTTTCTTATACTCAATGGTATAGTCATACTCCAAAAGTTTAAGGAGTAATTTGTGCTGGACTCCTTCAGTTAACCTCTGAGTAGTCATGTACTTTAAAGACTGTTGGTCTGTTTTTATGATCAAGGGATGTCCCCACACATAGTGTCTCCATTCATTAAGTGCTTCTAAAATGGCCATTGCTTCCTTCTCATAGATGGACTGGGCAGCAGACCTTGGCACTAAGCTTTTACTCAAAAAAGCAAGTGGTTTTCCTTGTTGCATTAAAACTGCTCCAATGCCTGTTGCACAAGCATCAGCCTCTATTGTGAAAGGCAGAGTGAAATCTGGTAAGGCCAAAACAGGGCAACTAGTCATAGTGGTTTTCAATGCTTGGAATGCTTTTCTTTGTTCCTCTACCCACTGGAAAGCATCTTTTCTCAACATATCATGCAGTGGTCTACACATTTGTCCATAGTTCTTCACAAATCTTCTATAGTACCCAGTCAGACCAAGAAATCCTCTGAGTTGTTTAATATTCTCAGGTTCTGGCCATTCTACTACTGACTGGATTTTTCCTGGGTCAGTGGCAACTCCCTTGTCTGAAATTATCTGACCCAAGTAAAACACTTGATTTGTTGCAAAAGTGCACTTGGATAGCTTGACATAAAGTTCATGCTTTCTCAAAACTTCAAAAGTTCTCTCTAAATGGAGATAGTGTTGTTCTAGTGATTTGCTGAACACCAGCATGTCATCAAAAAACACTAGAATGAATTTCTCTTTTGCAGGTTCATTAACTTCCTCACAAACAGTGTTCATGAGACTCTGAAATGTTCCTGGCCCACAAGATAGTCCAAAAGGAACTACTTTATACTCATAGTGACCCATGTGAGTTCTGAATGCAGTTTTTGGAATATCTTCCACAGCCATTCtgatctggtgatatccagaCCTAAGATCCAGCTTAGAAAACACTTTTGCTCCATGTAACTCATCCAAAAGATCTTCAATAATTGACATAGGAAATTTATTTTTTATGGTGATTACATTAAGCTCCCTGTAATCCACACACAGTCTCCATCCCCCATCCTTCTTTCTGACCATGATTGCAGGTGAAGAAAAAGGGCTAAAACTTTCCTGAATTTCTCCCTTTTTAATCAACTATTTAATAATTTCTTCCATGGCTGCTTTATGATAATGAGGTATTCTGTAAGGTCTCAAGTTTGGTGGTTTTGCTCCTTCTTGTAAGACAATCCTGTGATCACAGGCTCTTTGTGGAGGTAGTTTGTCTGACTCTGCAAAAATGTCAGAAAATTTCTGTAGCAAGGGTTGGAGTGCTGGTGGTGGTGGTATCTGTTGCTTGTTATTGTCAGTTGCCACTTCCTGAATTTGCAAAATATATCCCATGACCCCTTTTGTGAGCAGTTTTTTCCATTCTAGCTGCTGATATGATGCATTTCTTCTTAGGGATGGTGTGATCAAATAATGTGATAGGTTGTCCTTGTTTGGTCACAATCAGAATTCTCTCTACCAGGTCCAAACAAATTGGACTGTATTGGTATATCCAGTCAGCCCCTAATATAATATCATAAGATTGGAGATCCAGCACTTTGAAACTGCTACAGAAGGTTTTTCCTTGGATTTGAAAATCCATTTGAGGAACTTTAGAGAGGGATATGAGTTTTCCTCCTCCAGCTACTGTTACTTTTCTGGGATGTATAGGCACTTGGTGGCAGTTACTTTTAATAGCAAATTCAGTGCTAATAAATGTATCTGAAGATCCACTGTCAAACAAGGCTGTGGCCTTTCTTCCTGCTATTTCTATGATCAAAGAGAAGGTATTAGGACCTGGGGTTCCTTCTACTGCATTAGCAGATATGTGCATTGCTTGTGCAGGTTTCTCTACAGTAGGTTAACTGCTTTTGTCCTTATCAGGAGTGTTAGGAGCTGTATGATACACTTGATCCACACCAGCAGTGTCTTCTGCCTTGTCACTGTCCTCATCATCGTCTATCTCTTGCAGAATATGCAATGTTTTGCCAATTTTGCATTTGTGTTGTCTTGACCATGGTTCTCTACAGTACCAACAGGCTCTAGCATCTTTGGGAAAGGGAACAGTGTACTTTTCCTGATTTGGGACTTGCACTTGTAAGGAATTTGCTGGTTGTTTGGAAGGAGGTGAATAATTCCTGTTTCTGTACATTGGGGGATTTTGAATTTTTCTGGCAGCTGCAGCTTTTTCATATACTTTTGCATACCAATATGCTTCAATTATTCCAGTAGGCTTTTGTCCACATACTTCATGTTTGATGTCACTTCTCAGACCTCCAATGAAACAGCTTAATAAGAAATTCTCCTGGAGACAAGGATGATCTCTTTTGACCAGTGCCACACACTGTTCAAAGTTGTCAATATACTAAGCTACAGTGTGTGTTTGTTGTATATTTTTCAATAATTCCACAGCTTCATGAACACTAGCCTCTGAAAATCTGTCCGCTATCATTTGACAAAACTGTTGCCATGTGACCATTTGCCAGGGAACACATATGTTCTTGAGCCAGTTGGATGCTCTGCCTTGCAGATGTCCTGTAGCTAGATTCACCCACTGCTCATAGGGTGTTCCAGACATGTCAAAGAATTTTTCACAAGCTATTAACCACCCAATAGGATCCTCTCCACTAAATAGTGGAATTTCCAGTCTGGGACCTTTGAGAACTGCTTCTGCAAAATAAGAGGGTCCCCCTAACTGAGTTGAGTGTTGGTTTCTCTGCATATCATACAAGTTTCCCACTGCCTGGTATACAGGAGAAATTCCTTGAGCAGTTGTTGTCATGTTGATATATTGACCAGTAACAGGATTATAAGTATGTGGTGGAGAAAACAGAGGAGCATTTATAGGAGCAAAAAGTACCCACTGTTGCCTGAGAAACCCAGTGTATGAGCCTGTATTGTTGCACTTGGATTTGTTGTAGCATTTCTGACTTGCCCCCTTACTCCTGTTTCTTGTTGTTTATCACTACACACTCTGGTACTATCAGACATCAGTTGAGTGTATGGCAAGTCTGTAGTAATGCCAAGGATGCTAGTGACTGGAGCTTGACCTGAAACTCTGAATTCTTGTTCCAGATTTCGAGAAACTGGAGCCACTGGCACATTGGTGCTGCCTGGGACAGTAACTAAACTCTGTCCACTGGCCTTTTCCTGGTGAAACTGATCTGAAGCTTTGGGATCTGGAGTCACTACCTCTGTTTTTTGACTGTTTATGTTCATCTGCTGCAAAATCAATTGTAGTGTCTGCTGTATGCCCGCATTCATTTCAGACAGTTCTGCTTCTACTCTAGGCATTGTTACCATCTCTGATCGGAGTTTAGTTACCTCTTGTTTGAGCTCCTGGAGGCCTTCCACCTCTCCCCGTAGATCTGCTACTTCCTTTTCCACACGATCTACTGTGATCTGCACTTTGGCTCGAGTGTCCGCCATCTTGTTCACTGGTTATGCGACTGAGATAGCCCCGATCACGAACGACAGTCGCTCAGCAACCGGATCTTCTCTCTGGCGCACGGATCCCATCAGATCCTGGAATTTTACCACTGAGAGAATGCCTCTCAGCAACCGGATCGGACTCGGTGATCTGCGCCCGAATTTCACTGCCGCCTGTCGCCGTCTGTCACCGCCGCCCAACACAGCCGCCGCGAACTGGGAGGGACGGGAGGGATTTTACGAGAGATCCCAACCTCCTGTTCTCCACAGCCCGATTCGCCGCCGTCGAGTCGTCGCCGAGGAAATCACCAGTGCTCTGATACCTTTGTAAGGTCCGAATCAATCAGAAATCAAGGATTCGCTGAAATCTCTCTCGATCGATGCATATAATTGGGGAAATAGCGGATACAAGGAAGGTTTGCGAGAGAAGATACCCCGTCTTCCATACGATAGCTAGGGTTCTACCTAATTCTAGAGATAGCGAATATTCGATACATGTCCGACCAAGCCTCGGAGCCGGACTTATAACCTGATCAGTTCCACCGCGGTGACCGCTGTAGTAACGGTTAGTTTACAGTAACTACAGTTAAACAGATAAAACGGCGAAGATCGCATCTGAGCCGTTGATCTGCTCTGAACCGGTATCCTCGCATCTTGACCGTTCTTTATCTGAACTTCTGGTGTTCCTTCTTCTCTTCTTCAGTAGGTGCGTGGTGCAGGTCCTGACAGGTGGTGTGCGACCCCTTGCACCGGCGGTACCGCCTGCTTCCCCTGATCCCTGATGTTGAGGGGTGGGTTCCTCATTCAGTGGACAACCCATACTGGCAGTCCTTCCTCGGCGACGCGGAGGAGGCCGCAGAAGAAACATCATTCACAGTGATTTCCATTGCACATTGGGGAGATAAGCAGGGCGCTTTCGTCTTCTCTTCCAGCACCGGACAATGGCGAGGCACTCCATGGATTGCAGGCTTTGCTTCATTCTGCCGGTACCGGCACGCATATGGCTGCTTCTGTGGGGTGACAGCGTGCAGGGAGAAGTTGCTGGTGCTTGACACCCAGAGAATGGAGTTCTCACTTGCTGACCTCCCACCCCAAGTGAGAGGTTCTTCAGAATAGATTGCGGGTATAGCCATTGTGGAGGCAAGGGAAGGCGTCACTGGGATGTTtgtgcttccatattacacatctcACATCAGTTATCTAATTAGGCGAAACAATGGTGGGACTTCCAGCCAGTGGCAGTTGGAGAAGACAATTCCACTGGTTTCTTCTTGGTACAGTTTCATGGGTTCAACAGAGAGGCACTTGCTTCTTGTATCACAGGGAGACACTTTCACGTTGGATATCAAAACATTCCAACTTGAGAAGGTGGTCAGACGTGGCATCAGTTCGCCATGTATATATAGAAACTTCCCACCATCGTTGTTGTCGTCACCGACAATATCAAGTGGTAAACTTTCTGTTGTGTCCAAGTTATCACCCAACTTGTCTGATGCTTCATAGTACATTGCTGTGATTCGTTATTCTTGTTTACACTATTTGGTACGTAGTTGCTTTACTTTGTTGTGCTTGTGGCAGGACTAATCAAGCTCAGGAGCACAATTGTGTGATTTATTTGTTTTCCTGTTCTAATTGCCATCATAAGGACAAGTGAAAAAAGTAGGCTGGAGGCCTAATGGACTCGTAAAAAACACTAGATGGCAACAATTCATTTGGAGAAATGTTTCTTGTGGTCAAACTAATGGAC containing:
- the LOC125516402 gene encoding uncharacterized protein LOC125516402, with the protein product MPSWNDEETSSEEEREVVSMDMGLMEEPDTTVEPLFCGQLELAHPKCILHQLRPIKRVAFEGPVTGRRFYGCLVQENGVNCGVVEWVDGPWPTVLQRCLCKLWEMFHE